The genomic region TTATCATTCAATGAGCATCTTGTATTTCATAAAAATTAGGGGCAATATAATCCTTACGTAAGGGCCATCCTATCCAAGTTTCAGGCATTAAGATACGTTTAAGTCGTGGATGAGTATCATAACAGATTCCCAACATATCATAAGATTCCCGTTCTTGAAAATCCGCACTTTTCCAAATCCAGAAAACAGACGGAATTCGAGGATTCCTCCTCGGGGCAAATACTTTTATGCATACCTCTTCCGGTTGATCTACACCATACTCTATTCTCGTAAGATGATACACACTAGCTAACAGTCCACCGGGTGCTACATCATAAGCACATTGGGAACGTAGATAATTGTAACCATATACATATAAAATGACAGCAATGGAATGCCAATCCTCAGGCTTTATTTGTAAAGTCTCTATTCCTTGATAATCGAAGCCCAAAGATCTATGAACTAGTCCATGCTTGACTAGCCAAGCAGACAAACGACCCTGCATCTTTTTTATCTCCCGCATTTTGATTTGTATTTTTATTTGTATTTGTATAAGAAGATGAATTTGTTGTTTGTTATTCTATACATACAAAGGAATGCTACCTAATTCACTAATTCGTGGGAAGATACTGAACTTTTGTATTTGAAAAATGTTTCAGGAGGTATCTCTGAAGTAGATGGTGATTGATAGAGCAATCCTTGATCATAATTTCCAGTATGAATACTGCGTCCAACATGAAACTTGTGATTGGTAGTAAAACACCGATTTTCTTCTTGAGACCTAATTCGCTCTTCATAGATTTCTCTAGCTATTTTCTTACGAAGTTTTGTTATAGCATCTATAACTGCCTCTGGTTTAGGCGGACAGCCTGGCAAATAGACATCTACAGGAATTAGCTTATCGACTCCCCG from Eucalyptus grandis chloroplast, complete genome harbors:
- the ndhJ gene encoding NADH-plastoquinone oxidoreductase subunit J, producing the protein MQGRLSAWLVKHGLVHRSLGFDYQGIETLQIKPEDWHSIAVILYVYGYNYLRSQCAYDVAPGGLLASVYHLTRIEYGVDQPEEVCIKVFAPRRNPRIPSVFWIWKSADFQERESYDMLGICYDTHPRLKRILMPETWIGWPLRKDYIAPNFYEIQDAH